The DNA sequence CCAGGAGTTCCGACCACTTTTTCTCGAAAGACTGGTCAACTCCAGTCAAGAAGTGAGGACAGTGACACCCAAGGAGAGCAACGTGTCTCGCTTTGTCAGGAGCCAGGAAATGAAGGCTTCAGCAAAAGACAACGGTGAGGAAGAGTACCCGGTTGAGGTTGCACATGGGTCAACGCTCCGCCTTGTTTCCCTCCGATGCCCAGGGTACCGCGATGTGTATGGTAAGCTTTGGAACGCGTGGTCAGTAGGAAACAACAGCGACGATACATTTGTCAGCATCGAGCTCGGCACTCCGGTGGACGACTTGCTACCAGTTTTCGGCGCTGAATATAAAGAGGACGAAATCCTTTCAACGGAATGGACCCGTTTCGTGGAAGGCGCTTTTGGGCTGCAGCCGAGTGTAGAAACTCTGGGTGGTGGCAGCAGCGAACAGAAAACAGCTGCTTTGCAGCCTGCATACTGGATTTACGACCCTAAGTTAGGTCAGGCCAACTTTTGCATCGCTGGTGAAGTCGCCTTCTTCATCAGGCCATGTACGTGTCTGTTGGAGGGTCTAACGACACAGGGAGGAATGAAACAAATGGTACAATACATTGTACCGACAGTTAAGTTAGAAGACTTGCCGACAAGGGAGTGGATGCGGTCGTATCCTTCAAATTGTTTTCCGCTCTTCCTAGCACCACGAAAAGGAAGTTGCTTCCAGCCCGCAGGTGAACCACATCCGGTGGTGGCATCTAACGACGGTCAGACAATTACGGTTCAAGCCCCGGTCACAGCGGCTGCTGTTACACGTGTCCGTTCTAAGGTCATTGAAGTAACactcaacagcagcacccAAAGGCCCGTGGACTTTGAACAACTCTACAAGGCGATGGATGATGTGTTCAGTGGGTCGTATGGCCCATCCCTTTTTGTCACGTCTGATATGGCGATTTTTTCGGTTTTACTAGACCGCTTCCCATGTGTTGTGACTCCTGATTATTTCAAGTCTTCAGTGTCGGAGGACTATACAATCCATAACGGCCGCACCTTTCACTACATCTTTATTATGGACAATGCGTGCGACCACTACCAACACACAAAGGTTTCCACAGGCCTGCTGGAACTGCTAGACAAGGAAGTCGGTATGATATTAGTGACGAGTGCAACTATACAAAAATTTTTTCGCACAAACCGCTGATGGGACTTAGTGCCGTAAACCAAAACTGGGGGTTTGGGTTCCCTTCTCGTCTGCTAAAGAAAATGGGAAAAAACACTGAATTTTGTATaggagagagggaaagagggggagcaTCCTTTACCTGCAGCCGGTCTCTGGTTAAGGGGTGTATGAACTacgaaaaaagggagtaaaTGACACCCGGTGGTCAAACTGCTGAGGTGTGGTTTGGTGTGCTTCTCGGCAACCGAATCCGCGAGGTTTTGAGTGGGTGTGAAGAATTTACTCCTCGGCAAGTTGTAGCCGGTAAGCTCAACAGACCGCAGTTTGAGCAGCCTGGTAGTACATAAATTGACAGCGAACGTTAACCACAtgcctattttttttttagcggtCGTGAGGATCGTAGGGATGACTCCACTTCTTTTCACATTGTTGCAATTAAAATGTTCGGCGTTGTCGAGGAGAAATCGATGTGACACATGCTTCTCGTCGGTCCGTGTGAAGAGAGTGCAGTTTGCACAACCATAGGTGGGGTGGGTGGCGCATCTGCCCTCTGGAAACAGTTTTGACGCCTCCCGCTCCCTTTGTTTTACCACATCCTCACCGTTAATACTTTTCTTGGTTTCAAACATCTCTGGGTAGTAGGGGGTGGAATGATCATTGTTTTAGCGCTCATCCTAAGTTTTGAAGAATGAATGTTGAAAGGACACTAATACCATGGGCAAAGGGAAACTGAcctcttttttgtcgttttttttttttttcgctcccTCTCGACCTTCCCCAATCGTGACCCCGGTCTCACCTCACTTGAAACGATCATATGGGCTGTTTTTTCCAAGAAGCAACGGATGCCGGTAACGGCCTGCAGCCATCTTTACACCGCCGGGGGTGGAGGGTGACTTGCATTGCAGAACGAAGAGAGCAGTTACGGATGGGCGTGATGTTTGTCAGTTGTCCTTTCTCCTTAACTCTTCGGGGAGTTTACATTTCTTCGGGCAGCGGCAATATTGTGTTCACCACTGTGTGTGCACCGGAGCCAGTAAGTAACAACTTTGGGATGGATCATTGTTTCCCATCATTCAAACCGTATAGGTAACCTGTCGCGCATAAgatgccttttctttttttcgcttcgTTGTggttctcttctctttatgATCATTATTTCAATCCAACTCTTTTGTATTCATCTTTCGTGATAGCCCTTATTGTTGCCCTTGTCACAAGGTgtatacatttttttaaagaaaatatttttgttcaatTAGCAGCCAGGATATGCACTCGGAATTGAAAGCCTATGCTGTTCTTGTTGCTTTTACCCTCCTTGGAGAGCTTGGTCCCTTTCGAGGCGCGTACAGCTCCGTCGAGGACGAAGTAGCGGCATCGCATTCCCTCCAAGAGGTTCTTGATTTCCCAACTGTATCATATTATGACTCACTCGTAGGAGAGCCTTTAACGGGAGGGCACCACCGTGGTATCGTTGATATGTTTTCCGGTAGCTCCACTGAGTGCTTCAACGGAGGTGTGCCCCCGACGAATGGGGATTCGAACTGCACCTGTCCCGCGCGAAGCAAATTTTCAGGTCTTAAGTGTGAGATGTGCCAGACAGATGGTTCGTGTGATTCCATCGCAGGTCCGCAAAGTGTGTGCGAGAGGAGGCTAGCAATTTGGGGATCAAACAAGCAGTTCGAGTGCTCATTTAACACGCCATTCTTCATTAAGCAAATGGGTGGCGGCCGCGATGTCGAGGCCCTCGTGACTCTCAATTGCTCAACACCCGATGGCACCGCCTTTCATGAGAGTAACTCCGGTACCTGCGAGATGACATTGTTCCGGGTGGAACCAAAGCACGAATATGTAGATCCATTTTTTAGTTGTTCGGTGGAACAGTGCACGATGCACCTCGAGGAAATCAAAACGAACAAGGCAAATAAAACACCAACCAACTCAAACATCATCTCGAAGGCGGGCCTCATTGCATGGCGGGTGCTCATTGTCGCATTGTGCCTGCTACTGGCGATGCTGCAGTGCGTTTCACCCAAGGTGGGTCGCGGACGAACGGCGAAGCTTTTGTATGTGCTAGCTTGCCTGTTGGTAGCGGTGACATTACTTTTTATACTCGTGATGGTTCTCAACATGCATCAGGGGACACCGGAACTCAATGCCGTGTACGAGTGTAATAAAACACATTGCGACTGCTCGGAGGATCCACCGAAGGAGTATGGACCATTTTGCTCAGGAACGGTTATGAAAAAATTTATACTTCCGCAGATCAAAAACTCTATCAAGATAGTTTGTAACTTGCAGGATAAGACGTGCAGGCTGACGCTAAAGGACGTTAAAATCATTATTGACTTAAACTGCACAGCCAGTGAGTgcacaaataaaaggaagtttCCCAACGGACCGTCGCTGCCGGTACCGGCAGATGATAAGGCACAACGGGCACTACTCACTTTCATTGCCCTCGgttttttggtgttgttggtgctgtttGGTTTGCATGTTTTGTGGGTCCTTAGGAGGacgcagaaaagaaaggccGAATTCGTTGATAGGTTTGGACTCCCAGAGTTGTGGACTcaagaaggagaagaaggTGTGCCAGAAACGCGTTGCAACGGCCAGGGGTGGGGGGTTGCAACgcaacggcagcggcggcacgAGGGAGGTGCAGGGGGCTTGACTACAGCACGAAGCGCAATGTCCATCGGCGAAGCCGGTGGATCAGCGCAGAGAAGTTGTAGTGGTGATATGCCCAGCTTAAGTGAATCCGAGAGGCACTTCACCAGCAACACTAACCGACATGACAAGAAGGATTTCATCCGTGGGGTGACAAAGTCTCCCCTCAAACTACAACTGACTGATTTGGACTACAAGCTTGAGTCCTCTTGCTTTTCCAGCAACAATAACGATGCATCACAACATATACTGCAGCAAGTAAACTTCTCTGTGAGGTCAGGAGATGTGCTTGCAATCATTGGCCCCTCAGGAGCTGGGAAAACGAGCTTGCTAGACCTTCTGTCGGCACGGAGGAAGCAAGGACGTGTCTTTGGAGAGATGACAATAAACAACACCCCGCTAGTCGGTGCCTCCAATGAGGTTACGGAACAGTATCGTAACATCATTGGTTACGTCTCCCAGGAAGATACGCTGATTCCAGCCCTGACAGTATACGAAACCATCAAGTACGCCGCCCGGTTGAAGCTACCTCAGGCGTTCTCCAGCGAAAGTATCAACGGGATTGTAGACCGTATGATTGAAGCGTTGAGATTGACTCGTTGTAAGGACACAGTCATTGGTGATGGAACCAAGCTGCGTGGTGTTAGCGGAGGAGAGAAGCGGCGAGTCTCAATTGCCGTAGAGCTATTAGCCAACCCGCGTATCCTCTTCCTTGACGAACCAACAAGCGGTCTTGATGCTGTCAGCGCCAAACATGTCATCGATGCTGTCGTTCAGCTTGCAAAGGAGTCACCTATGCGGGCATACGCACCGCATTACTTCGCGTTCAGGCCCATTGTCATTTTCAGTATACATCAACCTTCACAGGAAATTTACGAGCTCTGTGATAAAATTTTGCTTCTTTCACGCGGTATGAGTATCTATTGTGGTCCCGCCAGCTGTGCTGCGGAGACACTTGAGGCACGCGTCCAACGGGTGATGGGAGGCGTCCAGACAATCCCACGCCTTGCCGACAACCCGAACCACGCAGAGTATCTGATGAAGCTCGAGGAAATTGTCGACGATGTGGCACGCGTGGAACTTCAGAGGGAGAACACGGCACAGATGCTTTCAAGAGACGAGACATCATCAGGAATGCGTCACGAAGAGCAAGCCATAATCAGAGGGGACATCATCCTCAAGACAACTTTTGGCTTCCGCAGGTATTATGCGAATGTGTACCAGCAAGTTGGGCTGCTAACGTCGCGTGCAGCTCGTTCTCTGCTTACCTCTTCTCATCTGATTGTCTGCCACGCTGCAGTTACGGCATCGGTCAGCACCCTCATGATGATCTTATATCACGAGGAGGGGCTGGATCTCCCAGGAGCCCTTAACCGTGCGGGGTCCGTCACGTTTCTTCTGTTGGTTGTTTCATTTGCATCACTAAGCTGCCTTGAGCATCTGGTCACAGAGCGGAAGCTGTTCGCAGTGGAGCGCGAAAACGGGTATTACACCACTCTGCCGTATCTCCTGTCGAAGATAATTGTCGACATCATACCGCTCCGAGTTCTACCGACGTTGGTGATGGCAGCGCTCATCTATGTGCCCATGGGGCTTCGGGGGGACAGTGGCATACACTTATTCtggttcatcatcattgtGGCACTGTTTTCAGTCTGCATTACACTGATTGTAATGTGTGTGGGAGTTGTTACTGGTTCATTTGGTTCCGCTGCCCTTTTGAGCAGCGTCGTCATCCTATGGAACTTCGTTTTTGGGGGTTTGCTCGTGCAATCAACAACAGTCCCCGCGGCACTTCGACCGTTCCAGGCAGCCtcgcctttctttcttgcctTTGAATCTCTATTGGTGAATGAACTTGATGGGCAGGATTGTACCTTCGCTCCGACAGACGCAACGGGAAAGCCATCGTCGACAAATGTACCAATTTTATGTGTGCAGTACTTGACCAACATGGGCCTCACACCCGCACGCTTTACCAGGGATGTTGGGCAGCTTGCGGTAATGGTGCTCGTGCTACTGTGCTTGGCGTGGCTACTTCTGTTCCAATTCACTACTGTCGCACGTTGAAGGTAGTTAGTtgagggagggagaggaagaagagcagACTGCAGAGCAGTTGATAGTTAATTCATCAAACCACAAGGAGGACCAGAGGGATGTATGAAGTCTGTGGGGTGTATAATCTAGTGTAGCAGTGCGTGTCGAGCGTGGAAACACATCCActtattccttcttttcccacaAGGATATATATCCACTcatagtttcttttttcccttacgCGGTGTCAGGCATGTAAGTAGATCTCTGTTGAGCATCGTGTGATGCGAAAAGTTGTGTTTGAAAAGAGGAATGAGAAGGACGGAAAAGGGGTGAATCGTTCAGACAGTAGT is a window from the Trypanosoma brucei brucei TREU927 chromosome 8, complete sequence genome containing:
- a CDS encoding ABC transporter, putative, which gives rise to MHSELKAYAVLVAFTLLGELGPFRGAYSSVEDEVAASHSLQEVLDFPTVSYYDSLVGEPLTGGHHRGIVDMFSGSSTECFNGGVPPTNGDSNCTCPARSKFSGLKCEMCQTDGSCDSIAGPQSVCERRLAIWGSNKQFECSFNTPFFIKQMGGGRDVEALVTLNCSTPDGTAFHESNSGTCEMTLFRVEPKHEYVDPFFSCSVEQCTMHLEEIKTNKANKTPTNSNIISKAGLIAWRVLIVALCLLLAMLQCVSPKVGRGRTAKLLYVLACLLVAVTLLFILVMVLNMHQGTPELNAVYECNKTHCDCSEDPPKEYGPFCSGTVMKKFILPQIKNSIKIVCNLQDKTCRLTLKDVKIIIDLNCTASECTNKRKFPNGPSLPVPADDKAQRALLTFIALGFLVLLVLFGLHVLWVLRRTQKRKAEFVDRFGLPELWTQEGEEGVPETRCNGQGWGVATQRQRRHEGGAGGLTTARSAMSIGEAGGSAQRSCSGDMPSLSESERHFTSNTNRHDKKDFIRGVTKSPLKLQLTDLDYKLESSCFSSNNNDASQHILQQVNFSVRSGDVLAIIGPSGAGKTSLLDLLSARRKQGRVFGEMTINNTPLVGASNEVTEQYRNIIGYVSQEDTLIPALTVYETIKYAARLKLPQAFSSESINGIVDRMIEALRLTRCKDTVIGDGTKLRGVSGGEKRRVSIAVELLANPRILFLDEPTSGLDAVSAKHVIDAVVQLAKESPMRAYAPHYFAFRPIVIFSIHQPSQEIYELCDKILLLSRGMSIYCGPASCAAETLEARVQRVMGGVQTIPRLADNPNHAEYLMKLEEIVDDVARVELQRENTAQMLSRDETSSGMRHEEQAIIRGDIILKTTFGFRRYYANVYQQVGLLTSRAARSLLTSSHLIVCHAAVTASVSTLMMILYHEEGLDLPGALNRAGSVTFLLLVVSFASLSCLEHLVTERKLFAVERENGYYTTLPYLLSKIIVDIIPLRVLPTLVMAALIYVPMGLRGDSGIHLFWFIIIVALFSVCITLIVMCVGVVTGSFGSAALLSSVVILWNFVFGGLLVQSTTVPAALRPFQAASPFFLAFESLLVNELDGQDCTFAPTDATGKPSSTNVPILCVQYLTNMGLTPARFTRDVGQLAVMVLVLLCLAWLLLFQFTTVAR